Proteins from a single region of Crassaminicella profunda:
- a CDS encoding phage tail tape measure protein, whose protein sequence is MAREREVNIIVDGQNRSRGAFLDVRRGLREMDREGRRATSNFSRNFRRVDSVVLSFSNRLKFMDKIAKRTFQGTAAAMSIYTVSTLRDFGQLEEGISKVNTLYDQTAQSQGKMVKDSIKMYKMIPTDFQKITQGLYDSISAGTNAKYASMVSRKFGQGAIAGVTEMPIVTKAAMGTMNAFGKEIKDLDHILDVQFLTVKRGITEYAQLASSLDTGILKAADSAGMTMEELYGGIAQITKNGIPAAQATTQLASMLARVTDPKVIKRMKEFGVELQDSHYRTMPLVEILKDLNEQFEKRKMTGAQQAGFLKEILGRQEAVRGFQTLISQVKEYGKIVDEMNHADGTMGEAFEDRLNNINTQLKLVWNNMKAAGVEQLYTLKPFLDSLTEPIIMKQKLEFKKMDLQDQLIMNEDEFKKEKISKDEYMMRKKVITESIALIDIQLKDLDITPVDKFRDGLKEGVEQLEKINPPLAKFVDAIGNLALNFVGEEGAENREKAGNVAKGLGALYAAKKLGDMYLWFRKFGKGAGQASSPAKALVSTLSTMTVNAGVVNVYGGTGGLPGRTPNTPTIVGPNGRPISSAPSNPSPVVATGGGLMNKVKGVATAASVYAVPLAVVAGTGAAIKYNIDNPEVVKKRMGQRNARENGIVLNGVRAHKNRVDILKMLRDSQNIENKLDLKNEVKVEAPKVTNRIYIDGKEIPIKRSDVTIEKVEVHEERLSRRYGRHR, encoded by the coding sequence TTGGCTAGAGAAAGAGAAGTAAATATTATTGTTGATGGACAGAACAGATCAAGAGGTGCTTTTCTAGATGTTAGACGTGGTTTAAGAGAAATGGATAGAGAAGGTAGAAGAGCCACATCTAATTTTTCTAGAAATTTTAGAAGAGTGGATAGTGTAGTATTATCCTTTTCTAATAGGCTAAAATTCATGGACAAAATAGCAAAAAGAACTTTTCAAGGGACAGCTGCAGCAATGTCTATTTATACAGTGTCTACTTTAAGAGATTTTGGACAGCTAGAAGAAGGTATATCGAAAGTAAATACATTATATGATCAAACGGCACAGAGTCAAGGAAAGATGGTTAAAGATTCAATAAAAATGTATAAGATGATACCCACAGATTTTCAAAAGATTACACAAGGGCTTTATGATTCTATTTCAGCTGGTACTAATGCAAAATATGCAAGCATGGTATCAAGGAAGTTTGGTCAGGGTGCCATTGCAGGAGTAACAGAAATGCCTATTGTAACTAAGGCAGCTATGGGTACTATGAATGCTTTTGGTAAAGAAATTAAGGATTTAGATCATATATTAGATGTACAGTTTTTAACTGTAAAAAGGGGTATAACAGAATATGCACAGTTAGCTAGTTCTTTAGACACTGGTATTTTAAAAGCAGCAGATAGTGCTGGAATGACTATGGAAGAATTGTATGGAGGTATTGCACAAATAACCAAGAATGGTATTCCAGCAGCACAAGCTACTACTCAACTTGCTAGTATGTTAGCAAGAGTAACAGATCCTAAAGTTATTAAAAGAATGAAAGAATTTGGAGTGGAATTACAGGATAGCCATTATAGAACTATGCCTTTAGTCGAAATCCTAAAGGACTTAAATGAGCAATTTGAAAAAAGAAAAATGACCGGAGCACAGCAAGCCGGATTCTTAAAAGAGATTTTAGGAAGACAAGAGGCAGTAAGAGGATTCCAAACACTCATTTCACAAGTAAAAGAATATGGGAAAATTGTAGATGAAATGAATCATGCAGATGGAACAATGGGAGAGGCTTTTGAAGATAGATTAAACAACATAAATACTCAGCTAAAGTTGGTATGGAATAATATGAAAGCAGCTGGAGTAGAACAGTTATATACTTTGAAACCTTTCTTGGATTCATTAACAGAACCGATTATAATGAAGCAGAAATTAGAATTTAAAAAGATGGATCTACAAGATCAATTAATTATGAATGAAGATGAATTTAAAAAAGAGAAAATAAGTAAAGATGAATATATGATGCGAAAAAAAGTAATAACGGAATCTATAGCATTAATTGATATTCAGCTTAAGGATTTAGACATAACTCCTGTAGACAAGTTTAGAGATGGTCTAAAAGAAGGGGTTGAACAATTAGAAAAAATTAACCCTCCATTGGCTAAATTCGTTGATGCCATAGGAAATCTAGCTTTAAATTTTGTAGGCGAAGAAGGGGCTGAAAATAGAGAAAAAGCTGGTAATGTAGCAAAAGGCTTGGGTGCTCTATATGCAGCTAAGAAATTAGGAGATATGTATTTATGGTTTAGGAAATTTGGAAAAGGAGCAGGTCAAGCTTCAAGCCCAGCCAAAGCTTTAGTAAGTACTTTAAGTACTATGACTGTAAATGCTGGAGTGGTTAATGTATATGGTGGTACTGGTGGATTACCTGGAAGAACACCAAATACCCCAACAATTGTAGGTCCTAATGGTAGACCTATAAGTAGTGCACCATCGAACCCATCTCCTGTAGTAGCAACAGGTGGAGGCTTAATGAATAAAGTAAAAGGAGTTGCAACAGCTGCTTCCGTATATGCAGTACCATTAGCGGTAGTCGCTGGGACAGGAGCTGCAATAAAATATAATATTGATAATCCAGAAGTAGTGAAAAAAAGAATGGGACAAAGGAATGCTAGAGAAAATGGAATTGTTTTAAATGGTGTAAGGGCACATAAAAATAGAGTGGATATATTGAAAATGTTAAGAGATAGTCAAAATATAGAGAATAAGTTGGATTTAAAAAATGAAGTAAAAGTTGAAGCTCCAAAAGTTACTAATAGAATATATATCGATGGTAAAGAAATACCTATAAAAAGAAGTGATGTAACTATAGAAAAAGTAGAAGTTCATGAAGAAAGATTGTCAAGGCGATATGGTAGACACAGATAA
- a CDS encoding LysM peptidoglycan-binding domain-containing protein, with product MSLSPLKYKNYTWPVNPTTYTMRYEKNTAIHHYPYTNINEIEDLGMKPREVSGTGEFIGEGAYEEFGKLASIFYDPGPGLLVHPIWQIQQAVFTRLEPEQEPTPNYVKYTFAFIEHIPETKIVEVKKKMVMPDIHKPELIPISKQEKKEHVVKKGECLSIIAKRYGTTWREIAKKNPSIKNPNLIYPGQKLIV from the coding sequence TTGTCATTATCTCCATTAAAATATAAAAATTATACATGGCCAGTAAATCCAACTACTTATACTATGAGATACGAAAAAAATACAGCCATACATCATTACCCATATACAAATATTAATGAAATAGAAGATCTAGGCATGAAACCCAGAGAAGTAAGTGGTACAGGAGAATTTATTGGTGAAGGAGCTTATGAAGAATTTGGGAAACTAGCTTCTATATTTTATGATCCAGGACCTGGTTTATTAGTGCATCCAATATGGCAGATACAACAAGCGGTATTTACAAGGTTAGAACCAGAGCAGGAACCTACACCAAACTATGTTAAATATACATTTGCATTTATAGAGCATATTCCTGAAACAAAGATAGTTGAAGTGAAGAAAAAGATGGTTATGCCAGATATACATAAACCAGAATTGATACCAATAAGTAAGCAAGAAAAGAAGGAACATGTTGTAAAAAAAGGTGAATGTCTTTCGATAATTGCAAAGCGATATGGTACAACATGGAGAGAAATAGCTAAGAAAAATCCTTCTATTAAGAACCCAAACTTAATTTATCCAGGACAAAAGTTGATTGTGTAG
- a CDS encoding DUF2634 domain-containing protein: MIDYKLEKGDLVKKGLGDVQIITGIEAKKQSMMIRLTVERESFIYDKTLGSRLKLLYREKKSKVQKMADVYVREALEPEVDITIEKVEIKWLDKKKILILVFFIWQDIRERLEVVV; this comes from the coding sequence ATGATTGATTATAAGCTAGAAAAGGGAGATCTAGTAAAAAAGGGTCTTGGAGATGTACAAATAATTACAGGAATTGAAGCTAAAAAACAGAGCATGATGATAAGGCTTACCGTTGAAAGAGAAAGTTTTATTTATGATAAAACTCTTGGAAGTAGATTGAAACTATTATATAGAGAGAAGAAATCAAAAGTACAGAAGATGGCTGATGTTTATGTTAGAGAAGCATTGGAACCAGAAGTGGATATTACAATTGAAAAAGTAGAAATAAAGTGGTTAGACAAGAAAAAAATATTGATTCTTGTTTTTTTTATTTGGCAGGACATTCGGGAGCGTTTGGAGGTGGTTGTTTGA
- a CDS encoding baseplate J/gp47 family protein: protein MIQKDQQQIVEEMLQSFAEELGVSQISSASDIAIKCKVFAAQIEGIFYNQDYILKQAFPQTATEDKYLEMHGELAKKTDRKLSTPAVGGVFMGRKTPFLEDILIKIGTIISTDEESYRERITAVTTENRILKAGDLEVEVPIKTEMNGKKYNLEAGSLTVLVTPPTGIEYVRQDTFLKDGTDLEDFEVYRQRILKVKRNPERGGAPSDYEVWATSVDGVTFAKSFPVARGGGTIDILITTDSGVPSDKLVQKVQAYINEKRPTGADPLVIKPKLFMIDLDVQVIPKVGETLESIRSDIILSIKEYIQSVSIGGTIYKNAIINAIFETKKVVNAKIISFVEEEMVLKTTEVAKAGDINVHL from the coding sequence TTGATACAGAAAGATCAGCAGCAAATAGTTGAAGAAATGCTCCAGAGTTTTGCTGAAGAACTTGGAGTAAGTCAAATCTCAAGTGCTTCTGATATTGCAATTAAGTGTAAAGTGTTTGCTGCACAGATAGAAGGTATTTTTTATAATCAAGACTATATATTAAAACAAGCTTTCCCTCAAACTGCAACAGAGGATAAATATTTAGAAATGCATGGAGAACTAGCTAAAAAAACAGATAGGAAATTGTCTACTCCTGCAGTGGGAGGAGTTTTTATGGGGCGTAAAACTCCATTTTTAGAAGATATTTTGATTAAAATAGGAACTATAATTTCTACAGATGAAGAATCTTATAGGGAGAGAATAACAGCTGTAACTACAGAAAATAGAATATTGAAAGCTGGAGATCTAGAAGTAGAAGTTCCTATTAAAACAGAAATGAATGGAAAAAAATATAATCTAGAAGCTGGAAGTTTAACAGTGTTAGTTACGCCACCAACAGGGATTGAGTATGTTAGGCAAGACACTTTTTTGAAAGATGGAACAGATTTAGAAGATTTTGAAGTATACAGGCAAAGAATTTTGAAAGTTAAAAGAAATCCAGAAAGGGGAGGTGCTCCATCTGATTATGAAGTATGGGCTACATCAGTAGATGGCGTAACATTTGCAAAGAGTTTTCCTGTTGCTAGAGGTGGTGGAACTATAGATATTCTCATTACTACTGATAGTGGAGTACCTTCAGATAAATTAGTACAGAAGGTACAAGCTTATATAAATGAAAAAAGACCTACGGGGGCAGATCCACTTGTAATTAAGCCTAAACTTTTTATGATAGATTTAGATGTGCAAGTAATACCTAAAGTAGGTGAAACATTAGAATCTATTAGGTCAGATATAATTTTAAGCATAAAAGAATATATACAATCTGTGTCTATCGGTGGGACTATTTATAAAAATGCTATAATTAATGCTATTTTTGAAACTAAAAAAGTAGTAAATGCAAAAATTATTAGTTTTGTAGAAGAAGAAATGGTATTAAAAACAACAGAAGTAGCAAAAGCAGGTGATATAAATGTCCACCTATAA
- a CDS encoding putative phage tail protein, with the protein MSTYKEIISSQLPEIYVDNHISNNTKEMNVVGKTLDEVQNQTDFLEKELFIQSAKNIGLRKQEEIYGIETDINKLVEYRRSYVKSLMISDGIPTPDLVKKVAESYVNGEIEIIERFNEYIVIIKFISKKGIPPNFEDCKKVLRQIIHGHLEVKYEFTYTVWHELINKTWGSLLSSTWGDLRTRMWD; encoded by the coding sequence ATGTCCACCTATAAAGAGATTATTTCAAGTCAATTGCCTGAAATTTATGTTGACAACCACATTTCTAATAATACTAAAGAAATGAATGTAGTTGGTAAAACACTGGACGAGGTACAAAATCAAACAGACTTTTTAGAAAAAGAATTGTTTATCCAATCTGCTAAGAATATTGGTTTAAGAAAGCAAGAAGAAATTTATGGAATCGAAACAGATATCAATAAGCTTGTAGAATATAGAAGGAGTTATGTAAAAAGTTTGATGATTTCAGATGGAATACCGACTCCAGATCTTGTAAAAAAAGTAGCTGAAAGTTATGTGAATGGTGAGATAGAAATCATAGAAAGATTTAATGAATATATCGTTATAATCAAGTTTATAAGTAAAAAAGGAATACCACCAAATTTTGAAGATTGTAAAAAAGTACTTAGACAAATCATTCATGGGCATTTAGAGGTTAAATATGAATTTACTTATACAGTTTGGCACGAACTTATAAACAAAACATGGGGTTCCTTATTATCTTCAACTTGGGGAGACCTACGCACTAGGATGTGGGATTAA
- a CDS encoding Ig-like domain-containing protein: MAVQTVKVTIDGQVHNLSYNSQSGKWEAVITAPNKTSYHEQNHKFDVTVTASDQAGNVTTKNRTDSVLGSDLQLRVLEKDKPIISLTSPSSGARITNASPNIVFHVRDSSSGIDISTLQLKIDAGTAKTNTSSGMSCTSVTGGYNCTYTPSALSEGAHTITISVKDNDGNLSNLLSSTFTVDTAPPMLNITNPSEGLITNSENLTVSGTTNDVTSSPVTISIKLNGVNQGAVNVSGGNFSKSIVLNKQGNNVIEVIAKDTAGLQTKITRNIVFDTIAPTISTVTVSPNPVDEGKTFTITVTVSD, encoded by the coding sequence ATGGCGGTACAAACGGTAAAAGTGACCATAGATGGTCAAGTACACAATTTATCTTACAATAGCCAAAGTGGTAAATGGGAGGCAGTTATAACGGCTCCTAATAAAACAAGTTATCATGAGCAGAATCATAAATTTGATGTAACGGTTACAGCAAGTGACCAAGCTGGAAATGTTACAACGAAGAACAGAACTGATAGTGTGTTAGGAAGTGATTTACAACTTAGAGTTCTTGAAAAGGATAAACCTATAATATCTTTAACTAGTCCTTCAAGTGGAGCTAGGATAACTAATGCATCACCTAATATTGTATTTCATGTGCGTGATAGTAGTTCTGGTATTGATATTTCAACGTTACAACTTAAAATTGATGCAGGAACTGCAAAAACAAACACTTCTTCAGGTATGAGTTGTACAAGTGTAACAGGTGGATATAATTGTACTTATACACCGAGTGCATTATCTGAAGGAGCACATACAATAACAATTAGTGTAAAGGATAATGATGGTAATTTATCTAATCTTCTAAGTTCAACATTTACAGTAGACACAGCACCACCAATGCTCAATATTACTAATCCATCAGAAGGATTGATAACAAATAGTGAAAACTTGACAGTTAGTGGAACAACAAATGATGTAACTTCATCACCAGTAACTATCAGTATTAAGTTGAATGGGGTTAATCAAGGGGCTGTAAATGTATCAGGTGGAAATTTTTCTAAATCTATTGTTCTTAATAAACAAGGAAATAACGTAATAGAGGTAATTGCAAAAGATACAGCAGGACTTCAAACTAAGATTACAAGAAATATAGTATTTGATACAATAGCACCTACTATTTCAACTGTTACAGTTAGTCCAAATCCTGTAGATGAAGGAAAGACATTTACTATTACTGTTACGGTAAGTGATTAA
- a CDS encoding PF13754 domain-containing protein — MKLIGYIDGVEVKFDFNPPNQFKAIIPKQLDGIYVLELHVIDQAGNRTNLTNMIVTIDFDKLMFEILEENYSDQMLEKDYSNRNLEKNYINQQENNDFEFRKLQQEYSFKELV; from the coding sequence ATGAAATTGATAGGATATATTGATGGGGTTGAAGTAAAGTTTGACTTTAACCCTCCAAACCAATTTAAAGCAATAATTCCTAAGCAGTTAGATGGAATATATGTATTAGAATTACATGTTATTGATCAAGCTGGAAATCGAACAAATTTGACAAATATGATAGTCACAATAGATTTTGATAAGCTTATGTTTGAGATTTTGGAAGAAAATTATAGTGATCAAATGTTAGAAAAAGATTATAGTAATAGAAATTTAGAAAAGAATTATATTAATCAACAAGAAAATAATGATTTTGAGTTTAGGAAGCTCCAACAAGAATACTCATTTAAGGAGCTGGTGTAA
- a CDS encoding NUDIX hydrolase, which translates to MGYIEDIRKLVGSRPIILTGSGIIILNESKEVLLQFRKDTNNWGLPGGYMELGETFEDTIRRELKEEMNVQVENLTLYDVLSGPLYYHEYPNGDKVYSVTVLYTANKIVGKIEVDNKEIATVKFFSPNKLPSNITKTTKMILESYIYKEKNNEG; encoded by the coding sequence ATGGGATATATTGAAGATATAAGAAAACTTGTTGGTAGTAGGCCTATTATATTAACTGGTTCAGGGATTATTATACTAAATGAATCTAAAGAGGTATTACTACAATTTAGGAAAGATACAAATAACTGGGGGCTACCTGGTGGATATATGGAACTAGGGGAAACATTTGAAGATACAATAAGACGAGAGCTTAAAGAAGAAATGAATGTACAAGTAGAAAACTTAACACTATATGATGTCCTGTCTGGTCCCTTGTATTATCATGAATATCCAAATGGCGACAAGGTGTATAGTGTAACTGTTTTATATACTGCTAACAAAATAGTTGGAAAAATTGAAGTTGATAATAAAGAGATAGCTACCGTTAAATTTTTTTCACCAAACAAATTACCATCCAATATTACTAAAACAACAAAAATGATTTTAGAATCTTATATCTATAAAGAAAAGAATAATGAAGGATAG
- a CDS encoding phage holin family protein: MDQLINYMDKVASGTKPFWGTILAIISYVMFPDKAYQTAAFAVGGAIMLDIITKYIALSHECHGYRNAVRERKIFSKTLWEGTRIKLVSYLIVFILAGLAYRVTMLKQVSVFLATIVYSVIFLREGQSILENLCDAGADLKWLLIWTKKKEQQILESEIEERSDDVEKI; the protein is encoded by the coding sequence ATGGACCAATTAATCAACTATATGGACAAAGTTGCAAGTGGGACAAAACCATTTTGGGGAACTATATTAGCCATTATAAGCTATGTTATGTTTCCAGACAAAGCATATCAAACAGCAGCATTTGCTGTTGGTGGTGCAATCATGCTTGATATAATTACAAAATATATTGCATTATCTCACGAATGTCATGGATATAGAAATGCAGTTAGAGAAAGAAAAATATTTTCTAAAACTTTATGGGAAGGGACTAGGATTAAACTAGTCTCTTATTTAATTGTATTTATATTAGCAGGATTAGCTTACAGAGTAACTATGTTAAAACAAGTAAGTGTATTCCTTGCTACTATAGTATATTCAGTTATTTTTCTTCGAGAGGGGCAGTCAATACTAGAAAACTTATGTGACGCTGGAGCAGACCTAAAATGGTTGCTTATTTGGACTAAGAAAAAAGAGCAACAGATTTTAGAAAGCGAAATCGAAGAAAGGAGCGATGATGTTGAGAAAATATAA
- a CDS encoding N-acetylmuramoyl-L-alanine amidase, whose protein sequence is MRKYKFVIDPGHGGKDRANKGHSGRYVEADGNLQFALYLRDYLNPYFHVVLTRDKDKTLSLTERGRMAKGADMFLSVHSDAYTSNSSGVTIFDSVDLKNEDIAKNIGKAVADAMGIPFRGSREKESSRHPGEDYYTVIDVAQDGGCPCVLLLERGFHSNPAEEKKLLNANIVQASAEATANAIKKYYKIQEVMSMGRIFKDIEDDRWSAPYIEAAKELDIINGNDDGTFNPAGSLTREQAAVLTVRLYEKITGRKVVK, encoded by the coding sequence TTGAGAAAATATAAATTTGTAATAGATCCAGGACATGGTGGAAAAGATCGTGCTAACAAAGGACATTCTGGTAGGTATGTTGAAGCTGATGGGAATTTACAATTTGCTTTATATTTAAGAGATTATTTAAATCCATATTTCCATGTTGTTTTGACTAGGGATAAAGATAAGACATTATCTCTTACAGAGCGTGGAAGAATGGCCAAGGGTGCTGATATGTTCTTATCAGTTCACTCAGATGCGTATACTTCTAACAGCTCAGGTGTTACTATATTTGACAGCGTAGACCTTAAAAATGAGGATATTGCAAAAAATATTGGCAAAGCTGTAGCGGATGCAATGGGTATTCCATTTCGAGGATCAAGAGAAAAAGAATCATCAAGACATCCAGGAGAGGATTATTATACAGTAATCGATGTAGCGCAAGATGGTGGATGTCCTTGTGTATTACTGCTAGAAAGAGGCTTCCATAGCAATCCTGCTGAGGAAAAGAAATTGCTAAATGCTAATATTGTACAAGCAAGTGCTGAAGCAACTGCGAATGCAATAAAAAAATATTATAAAATTCAGGAGGTAATGAGCATGGGAAGGATATTTAAAGATATAGAGGATGATAGATGGTCAGCTCCATATATAGAAGCTGCAAAAGAATTAGACATTATTAATGGCAATGATGATGGGACATTCAATCCTGCTGGATCACTTACACGGGAACAGGCAGCTGTTTTAACTGTTAGATTGTATGAAAAAATAACAGGTAGAAAGGTGGTTAAATAA
- a CDS encoding SPRY domain-containing protein produces the protein MYFRKKVRFKFIAVLLMMVFIMGNGNFNVYAESDEVVHYLPTSHGVTLSNNNLTVTFKFPVTSRANKGKTSGKWYWEVSVDSSDWSDNETPMCVGIGNKNTSNLECIGVRSNAVTSRCYYSYGNSSNKTGEKFPGNQNSIRSPYGEMFFVNDVIGVGLDMDNYTLEFFRNGKSLGIAFNDLKSLGEVYPMLSYGSSAGTSQVTTNFGRKPFKYPIPKGFKPYDQIEIDAPTNLTATANVDNIVLKWDEVNGVERYIVKRSITEGGPYETVGNSVYSEYIDTKDLDAGVTYYYVVLAANEDNESKNSNEASATLKKSGGSGETGHISGDRALVVITMTNSNENEYDLSASEVNEFISWYNKRSSGSGNAYYIINKDFNKGPFKSRKDYIAFDKISQFEVMEY, from the coding sequence ATGTATTTTAGAAAAAAAGTAAGGTTTAAATTTATTGCAGTATTATTGATGATGGTATTTATTATGGGTAATGGAAATTTTAATGTATATGCAGAATCAGATGAGGTAGTACATTACTTACCAACTTCTCATGGAGTCACATTATCTAATAACAATTTGACTGTTACTTTTAAATTCCCAGTTACCTCAAGAGCGAATAAAGGCAAAACTTCAGGAAAATGGTATTGGGAAGTTAGTGTGGACTCATCAGATTGGAGTGACAATGAAACGCCTATGTGTGTAGGTATAGGAAATAAAAATACTTCTAATTTAGAGTGTATAGGAGTTCGCAGTAATGCTGTGACTAGTAGATGCTATTATAGTTATGGTAATAGTAGTAATAAAACAGGAGAAAAATTTCCAGGAAATCAAAATAGCATTCGTTCACCTTATGGGGAAATGTTCTTTGTTAATGATGTAATTGGAGTAGGTTTAGATATGGATAATTATACTTTAGAATTTTTTAGAAATGGAAAATCTCTAGGTATTGCATTTAATGATCTAAAAAGCTTAGGCGAAGTCTATCCTATGTTATCATATGGTAGTAGCGCTGGTACTAGCCAAGTAACTACAAATTTCGGACGTAAACCTTTTAAATATCCTATTCCTAAAGGATTTAAGCCATATGATCAAATAGAGATAGATGCTCCAACAAATTTAACTGCTACAGCTAATGTTGATAACATAGTTCTTAAGTGGGATGAAGTGAATGGAGTGGAACGTTATATTGTAAAAAGATCAATTACAGAAGGTGGTCCTTATGAAACTGTTGGAAATAGTGTGTATTCAGAATACATAGATACAAAAGATTTAGATGCTGGTGTAACGTACTATTATGTAGTATTGGCAGCAAATGAGGATAATGAAAGTAAAAACTCTAATGAAGCATCAGCTACATTGAAAAAGTCAGGTGGTTCAGGCGAAACAGGACATATTAGTGGAGACAGAGCATTGGTTGTAATTACAATGACAAATAGTAATGAAAATGAATACGATTTATCTGCATCTGAAGTAAATGAATTTATTAGTTGGTATAATAAGAGAAGCAGCGGGAGTGGAAATGCATATTATATTATAAACAAAGATTTCAATAAAGGACCATTCAAAAGTAGAAAAGATTATATAGCATTTGATAAAATTTCACAATTTGAAGTGATGGAATATTAA
- a CDS encoding DUF5658 family protein: MEFAKEKSRKKVSTNTILNILFLLMIGDYLLTYLGMYTFGVVEEANCLMVWLMELPFWKGFIIRICIALVPILLLKLAERYKDPDIYMSILLVPLSIQFIPYIAHVIWIYKCLKV; encoded by the coding sequence ATGGAGTTTGCAAAAGAAAAATCCAGAAAAAAAGTTTCTACAAATACTATTCTTAATATCTTATTTCTTTTGATGATAGGAGATTATTTGCTAACTTATTTAGGAATGTATACTTTTGGAGTAGTTGAAGAAGCTAATTGTCTTATGGTGTGGTTGATGGAATTGCCATTCTGGAAAGGGTTTATTATAAGGATATGTATTGCTCTTGTACCTATTTTATTATTGAAGCTTGCTGAAAGGTATAAAGATCCTGATATTTATATGAGCATTTTATTGGTACCATTATCTATACAATTTATACCTTATATTGCTCATGTTATATGGATTTACAAATGCTTAAAAGTGTAA
- a CDS encoding GDSL-type esterase/lipase family protein has product MKVVCIGDSLTYGYGVNRKESWIYLVENKYDVEIFNKGMNGDTTEGMILRFQRDVIENKSSYVMIMGGSNDLIMGIPLQIIQSNIDKMVNLAYENNINPIIGIQPFTEPKMANMYWSSTTDFNRVNENIEKYKEWAIQFEKTDHIRVIDFCSELNIHVTEENKHLFYIDGVHLTSKGHKIMANIEKLKAIFEN; this is encoded by the coding sequence TTGAAAGTAGTATGTATTGGAGATAGTTTAACTTATGGATATGGAGTAAATAGAAAAGAGTCATGGATATATTTGGTCGAGAATAAATATGATGTAGAAATTTTTAATAAGGGCATGAATGGAGATACAACAGAAGGAATGATATTAAGGTTTCAAAGGGATGTTATTGAAAATAAGTCTTCTTATGTAATGATTATGGGTGGTAGTAATGACTTAATAATGGGGATACCGTTACAGATTATTCAATCAAATATTGATAAAATGGTCAATTTGGCATATGAAAACAACATTAATCCTATTATTGGAATTCAACCATTTACAGAGCCTAAAATGGCTAATATGTATTGGTCTTCAACAACAGATTTTAATAGAGTAAATGAAAACATTGAAAAATATAAAGAATGGGCTATACAATTTGAAAAAACAGATCATATTAGAGTTATTGATTTTTGTTCAGAATTAAATATACATGTTACAGAAGAAAATAAGCATTTGTTTTATATAGATGGAGTACACTTAACATCGAAAGGGCATAAAATTATGGCAAATATAGAAAAATTGAAAGCTATTTTTGAAAATTAA